The Lachnospiraceae bacterium oral taxon 500 genome window below encodes:
- a CDS encoding glycosyltransferase — MQPQKQEKEKKTKKIEILGVGIDVLTMDQAVNTVRRWLTEPEKRMIFTVNPEIIMLAKDDPDFSRTLNQADMVTADGIGVVMAAKKLGTPLPERVAGYDLQLRLFAETEASYYFLGAAEGVAAEAAQKIMAKYPTAKVLGTHNGYFKDIEEIAEEINRCAPDILLVGLGAKKQEELIARCKDRLNAKVFIGVGGSFDGFSGRVKRAPQFFIRLHLEWFYRLLKQPSRWRRMLKLPQFLREVQKYKKNKSGVVKC, encoded by the coding sequence ATGCAGCCCCAAAAACAGGAAAAAGAGAAAAAGACAAAAAAAATAGAAATTTTGGGCGTGGGAATTGATGTGCTGACTATGGATCAGGCGGTCAATACCGTCCGTCGCTGGCTGACGGAGCCGGAAAAAAGAATGATTTTTACGGTCAACCCGGAGATCATTATGCTGGCTAAGGATGATCCGGATTTCAGCCGGACGTTAAATCAGGCGGATATGGTGACCGCGGACGGAATCGGTGTGGTGATGGCGGCTAAAAAGTTAGGAACACCCCTGCCGGAGCGGGTAGCCGGTTATGATTTGCAGCTGCGCCTGTTTGCCGAAACAGAAGCAAGTTATTATTTTTTGGGGGCAGCCGAAGGCGTGGCGGCGGAAGCCGCCCAAAAAATCATGGCCAAATATCCGACAGCGAAGGTACTGGGAACGCATAACGGTTACTTTAAAGACATTGAGGAAATTGCCGAGGAAATTAATCGCTGTGCCCCCGATATTCTGTTGGTCGGACTGGGCGCTAAAAAGCAGGAGGAATTGATTGCCCGCTGCAAGGACCGGCTGAATGCCAAAGTTTTTATTGGGGTCGGCGGTTCCTTTGACGGTTTTTCCGGCCGGGTGAAACGGGCACCGCAGTTTTTTATCCGCCTGCATTTGGAATGGTTTTATCGTTTGCTCAAGCAGCCCAGCCGTTGGCGGCGGATGCTGAAGCTTCCGCAGTTTTTACGGGAGGTTCAAAAATACAAAAAAAATAAATCAGGAGTAGTCAAATGTTAA
- a CDS encoding YitT family protein translates to MLRWKQKYKAIDYVLIIVGTTLLAIALNVYFEAMGLVIGGVTGLAIIIKDFTQGLWAGGIPLSVTNLGINIPLFFIAFMIRGKEFGGKSLFATVFLSIALEYTKFLPKLTHDFFLGSVFGGLLAGLGIGLVFAANATTGGTDLAGGILHHFFPGLSMARWMQVIDIFIILGGFMVFGSERTMYAIISVYVSMKVIDAILEGLNFSKAAYIISDRHEAIAAEIMKQIERGVTSLHGVGKYTGNQKEVLLCVMSKRQIITVKEIVKRIDPRAFMIVTDAREVFGEGFIEHPEIAKAESTMSK, encoded by the coding sequence ATGTTAAGATGGAAGCAGAAATATAAGGCAATAGATTATGTTTTGATTATAGTAGGAACAACTTTGCTGGCGATTGCGCTCAATGTTTATTTTGAAGCAATGGGACTGGTTATCGGCGGGGTGACGGGACTGGCTATTATCATCAAGGATTTTACACAGGGACTTTGGGCGGGCGGCATACCGCTGTCGGTGACAAACTTGGGAATCAATATTCCGCTGTTTTTCATTGCTTTTATGATCCGGGGCAAAGAGTTCGGCGGCAAGAGCTTATTTGCGACCGTCTTTTTGTCGATTGCACTGGAATATACCAAGTTTTTGCCGAAACTGACGCATGATTTTTTCTTGGGTTCTGTATTTGGCGGGCTTTTGGCCGGACTGGGGATTGGTCTGGTTTTTGCGGCTAACGCGACGACCGGCGGCACGGATCTGGCAGGCGGAATCCTGCACCATTTTTTTCCGGGCTTAAGTATGGCTCGTTGGATGCAGGTTATTGATATTTTCATCATCTTGGGCGGATTTATGGTATTCGGCAGCGAACGGACGATGTACGCAATCATCAGTGTTTATGTTTCGATGAAGGTGATTGATGCGATTTTAGAGGGCCTGAACTTTTCCAAGGCGGCTTATATCATTTCCGACCGGCACGAAGCAATCGCTGCTGAGATTATGAAGCAGATTGAGCGGGGAGTGACCTCACTTCACGGTGTCGGTAAATATACCGGCAATCAAAAAGAGGTGCTGCTGTGTGTTATGTCCAAGCGCCAGATTATTACGGTTAAGGAAATTGTCAAGCGGATCGATCCCCGGGCATTTATGATTGTGACCGATGCCAGAGAGGTGTTTGGTGAAGGTTTTATTGAGCACCCGGAAATTGCCAAGGCCGAAAGCACTATGTCAAAATGA